The Castanea sativa cultivar Marrone di Chiusa Pesio chromosome 4, ASM4071231v1 sequence aatgctTTACTGGACAATTCTAATAAGTTGAAGTCCAAGTATTACAAATTGCATGCCTAATAGTCAAATTGCAGCAAGAACATCCTAACCAAATCTAGCTCTCCGATGACATATTAGAAACAAAACCTTTCTGCAACTACACCAGCAAAAAAATAGCATATCTATAATAACCTCAAATACACTGATTAGATCCTGCTATAAAAGAACTCATATTGGCTATTCTTTTttagttaatatatataatcttaaGCATTATTGATGGATATCCAGTTAATCTTGAAGCCATGTGCTCCAGTCCTGATAGTGGAAGCCCATTCTAAAGTTCCAGGGGTACTATCAATTGCACTTCTAACTTTCATTAGGATATTTTATACTTGTAGGAGATTGCAAAAGCATAGGGATTTCATTACTCATTTCAGTATGTGAACCAACAACAGAAAAGTGGTGAATGGCTCATACAACATTATAGGGATCCACAAATACTCCTTtacccaaaagaaaatttaaatttcatagAAACATTAATTtgaatctctttttttctcttttcagaaAATTTGCTCTATTTGCCAAAACCGTTGGGTTCCTCATTCCTAACTTGTCAATTTGAGATTCTTATCACCTATTTTAGAGATATAAAAATTGACACCACCTCTTCATGTTGCTTATCTTTGCTAAAATTACCATTATTACCTACTGCTAACATGTGAGAATACCGTCACTGCTATCACCAATGTGCCACTGCACTACATTCAGAACTCCACTCTCCAACACCACAACCACCCCCAAAATAACATTACAGCCTTGTGCAGGATGCCAAATCCACAACCAACTTCTTTACCTTGACCTCATCCACAGCAGCCACCGCCACTCATGCCTCCACTCACTGCATAATTGCAGCTCCGTGTTATAACCATCATCCTGCCTCCAATCTTCATGACACCGCAGCTGATGTGAACATCTATGACATATTACCATTACCACCATGAGACTCCAAGAGGTGAGTAAACAAAAGATTTTAAGCCTTTCTGGCACTTGTAAATCCTAAAATTTACACATCTTCAATTCTTCACAAGTCCAAAGTAGGAGcatattttatgcaaaattattCCATTCTATACAAAGGATCCATatttgtttcaatgtaaaaccATTTATTTAGTATAGATTTTCTATGTAAAGTTTTATTGTATATTGAATTCTAGCTCTTGCTTTCTAGGTAAAAAGCTTAGAAACTACATTAAACCTTACATCCCAGTATCACAATGGAAGTTTTAGCTGGAAATAACCATTAATTTTTCATAGCAATGTATCTACAAAAATAAATGCATGCCTGTGTGTATCTGTGTCTGTAAAATTAACTCTGTAATAGCAAACCTATTTATATGTTTGTAAACTTACTCCCAACAAACAAATAAGTTTGTGCCTTCTATTGATTTTTCTATCCAATTAAACCTCTATATAATTGCAAAGAATGCATATAAAAATAACATATGGCATAAAAAAACCATTGCCAAAGTTTGCACCTACTATCAATTCATTTGATGATAAACCATAATGATATGTTAAGTCAAATAAACCATAATGATAAGTTAAGTCATAGGCTTCACAGCAGTGGGGTCACTGCACTTGTCCATTTCCTTAATTTAACTTTCAGCTTAAGTAAGTGAAGAATGCTTAGTTTACCTATCAACCTCAACAAGTAAAGGAGAAGTAGAAGATAAATAGAATGAAAGAGAATTGGATGAGTTATGGGGAATTAGTTTAGCAATTCTCATCTTCTCTTTGCTAATGATACTATCTTATTTTGTGATGCACCCCGGgaacaattattatatatacaaatgGTGCTGATTTTCTTTGAAGTTATCACAAGCTTGAGAGTCAATGTTGGCAAGAGTGAGATTGTTCCAATAAGTTAGGTAGGGAATTTGTCTACCCTAACTAGTGTTTGATGTTGCAAGACAGGTAGCTTACCTATGATTTACTTGGATATGCCTCTTGGGGCTCATTATAAGGCTCCCTTGATATGGAatactattttagaaaaaaattgggAGGAGGCTTTCTAGGTGGAAATGTTTATACCTGTCTAGGGGTGGCAAACTTACTTTATTAAAGAGTACTCCATTGAGCCTTCCTACTTATCATTTATCATTGTTCACTATCCCTCAAGCCATGGAGGCAAGAATAGAAAGGATCCTAAGGAATTTTCATTGGGGGAATTCTAAGGAAGTATTGAAATATCCTTTAGTAGCATGGGATAAGGTTTGTTTACCGGTGGAGGTAGGTGGTTTGGGAATCCGAAGGGTTGGGTTGCTTAACCAAGCCTTGCTTGGGAAGTGGCTATGGTGTTTCGGGCAGGAAGTTAACAAGTTATATCAACCAAACATGGTGTGGCTTGTGGGGGCTGGTGTAGTAGTGATGTTCGAGGGACACACAGTTGTGGGTTGTGAAAGAATATTAGGGCAGGTGCTGATAGTTTCCTTAGACATGCGAAATATGTTGTGGGGGAGGGTTAGGGCTGTCCAAACAACCTGCAGAACCGACCCACCCGGCCAAACCGACCAGACCCGATCCGTCCACTGCCCGATCCAACTACTTCGGCGGCCAGCAACGGGTCTTTGCTTTCCAAAACCGTTTTCGACGGGTCGGCAGCGGGTCTTTTCTTCCAAAACCCGAAGCACCCGACCCGACTAGACTATAAAGGGGTTAAAAGGAATTTTAGAATTCACGCACCCACTCAATTCTTCTACTCTCACTCTCTCCTCTAACGATCTCACTGCTCTTCATCAGTTCGCCGATCAGACTCTTCGCTGATCTCTGCTCGTCGCCGATCAGACCCATCACCTCCATCTCTCAGGTTTGATCTCTCTACTCTCAGTCACTCATCTCTCTACTCTCAATCACTCGATCTCTCGCCTCCATCGCTTACATCGCCCAGCCCTCACCAATTCAGTCactagatctctctctctcaggttcAAGCTCTCAAGTACGATCTTCGTATTCTCTGTTATTTGGATTTGTACTTGTAGATCTCTCTATTCTTTGTTATTTGGGTTTGTGGATCTGTTATTTGGGTTTATTGATCTGTTCTTTGGGTTTGTAGTTGTAGATCTTTTGAATCGTTGGTTTTACtctttgagtttgtgtttgatcttTGTATTTTCAGTCGAAATCAAAGCCGACCACCATCCACCCGAGCCCAATGCAACTCGACCGGTCTCTTTTCGCGGTCGGCGGCAGGTCTGGAACTTCTCCACCCGATTCTGTCGAGTCAgttccgggttgggcacaaacccgacccaaACCGACCCATGGACAGCCCTAGGGAGGGTAATCATATCCATTTTTGGCAAGATCCTTGGAGTGGGCCTATTCCTCTAAAGGATCTCTATCCAAATTTGTTTGCATGCTCTGTGTCTAAGAAGCTTATATTTCTAATTTGGTTATTTATGTATCTGAAAATGGAAGTAGGAGTTGGAATTTACAATTCCGCCGAGCTTATATTTCTATTGTTGAATGTCCTTGGCTGCAAGCAAGGTACTCTTCCAATGAAATATTTGGGTCTTCCCTTGGGTGCCAAAATTCAAGGATAAGACAATATGGAAGCTGATTTTGGAGAAGGTGGAAGGAAATTAGCAAGACGGAAAAGTTTGTACttatccaagggaggtagagtcactttaattaaaagtaCTCTTTCAAATTTacctacttattttctttctttatttcctaTCCTTACTTCTGTGGCTAATTGAACCCAAATTTTATCTAGTTAAATGGCCTATTGTTTGTACTCCTCTTTCTACAGGTGGTTTGGGGATAAGGAAATTAAGACTTTTCAATGAAGCTTTGCTTGAGAGGTGGCAATGGAGATTTGAGCTTGAAAggaatgctctttggaggcAAGTGATAGAGGTGAAATATGGATGTGTATGGGAAGGATAGCGTACTAGTTCAGTTTCTGGTCCCTACGATGTTGgtttgtgtaaaaatattagTCGGGATGGCCTTCTTTGTCTCGTTATATTTGTATGATATTAGTGATGGGTCGAAGGTGAAGTTTTGGTGAGACCGATGGTGTGGAGAGACACCTCTCACTGTTAGCTATCTTGATTTGTTTAGAATTTGTCAAGATAAGGAGGCAAGTGTGGCTAAGCTTATAAAGTTCACTTTGGCTTACTTTACTGAAGAGCACTTTGTCGAGCCTTTCCaacttattttctatctttGTTTATTATTCCACAACATGTAGGCGGAAAGATTAGAGAAGATTTAGAAGAATTTCCTTTGGGGGAgatttgatgaagtttttaaATATCCGTTTGTTGCTTGGGATTAAGTTCTTTGGTTGGTGGATGCAGGTGGTTTGGGGATTCAGAGGATTGGGCTTTTTAACCAAGCTTTGCTTGGCAAGTGGCTTTGGCACTTTGGGAAGGAAGTTACCCATTTATGGCGTTAGGTTATTGAAACCAAATATGGGGAGGTTAGTCGAGGCTGGTGCACTAGAGTTGTTAGAGGGACACATGGTTGTGGGTTGTGGAAGAAACATTAGGAGAGGTGCAGATGGTTTCTTCGGTCATGTAGTGCATGTAGCGAAAGAGGGTATTTGCATTCGGTTCTAGCACGACCCTTAGAATGGTCCTATTTCTTTGAAAGAGTTATATTTGGAATTGTTTGTCTGTGTTGTAGTTCAAGAAACTCTAATTTCTTATATGATTTTATGTGCTCCAGAagggagaggtaggagttggaACTTACTTTTTCGTCGTGAATTTAATGACTAAGAATGACTAAGAAATGTGGAGATTTTACTCTTTCTTTGAGCATGTTTCTGCCAAAATTCCAAAGGGGGAGGGTGATGATGTTCTGATTTGGCAGTTGAATCGTAGTGGTATTTTCAATGTGTGCTCcttttataatttcttattGAAAGCCCCTTATGTTTCCTTCCCTTGGAAGAGCATTTGGTGTGTTAAGGTACCTACAAGAGAGTCTTTCTTCTTATGGACTGCTGCTAGGGGTGGTATTCTTACAATAGATATACCTTGTTAAGAAGAACTTACCTCGTGTTAATGGATCACCTTTTACTCCACTGCAAGTTTGCTCATGCTTTGTGGAGTGAGGTTTTTCTTATGTTTGGGGTTCAGTGAGTGATGTCGAGTACAGTTGTCTCTCTTCTTTTCGCTGggaggaattggttggggaattATTCTTCAAATATTTGGAATATGGTACTAGCGTGTCTTTGTGGTTGGTATGAAAGGAACGCAATGCCCGAACATTTGAGGACATTGAGAGACCTATGGATTTGTTAAAGACTTTGCTAGCTAGGACTTTATTTGAGTGGTCTCATATTTGGAGTCTCACACATTTTATTTACTTGTCTGATTTCATTATTTCTGTTagatttttcatttgattttattgcaatattttctttgttgtgAGTTTACAATCGTAAacacattgcacttttgctatcaataaaacttttattacccataaaaataaaaaaataaaaaagtttctttAGGGAGTGTTCATGATCGAGAATTGGAGGTTGTGTTGAGTTTCATGGATACCATATATGGTTCTTATGTAAGGGGGATTGGGGAGGATAAAATGAGAAACCAGATAGAAATAATGGGTTTATGGTTAATGATTATTTCAATCTTAGTTGGCGCTAATGATTCTAGTTTACCTTGGAAAAGCATCTGGAAGCAGCAAATCCCATCTTGAGAGGCTTTTTCTTTGTCTAGACTGTTGCTTGGGGTAATGTCTAACGATTGACAATTTACGAAAACGGAaggtttggatattggattggtgttatatgtgcaaatgTAATGGTAAATCAGTTGACCATCTTTTCCGTCATTGTCCAGTTGCTATGGATTTGAGGTCTATGGTTTTGGGTTTAATTGGAGTAAATTGGGTTATGCCAAAATCAGTTATGGGGCTCCTAGCTTGCTAGCAAGGCTGGTTTGATCATCATGGAAATGGTCATATATGGATAATTGTTCCTCAATGTTTAATGCGGTGTCTTTGGAGGAAAAGAAATAGTAggtgttttcaaaacaatgaAAGATTCATACCGGACctcaagttatttttctttagaacttcaTTGTATTGGTTGACTgctttgcaaaaaaaatattctcttcttttcttgattttcttgattttcttgattttcttgatttttgtaatatttgttCTTGATTTGTTGACCCTATACACTCCTACAAAGGTGTccctttttttatatcaataaaacttatcaaaaaaatttacaattctgGGAGCTTTTCATAATTGGGAATTGGAGGGCTTATGTTCTCTCTTTTAGCATCTTTATTCTGATATGCCTAGTGGGGAGGGGGATGGTCTCTTATCTTGGAAGTTGACTCGGTCTAGTGTTTTTGATGTCTGCTcttactataattttttatgttttgtctgGCCCTGCCTTCAAGCTTTCCCTTGGAAGAGCATATGGGATTTAAAGGTAACTAAAAGGGTGTCTTTCTTCTTATAGACAGCAACTTGGGATGCTATTCTTACCGTTGATAATCTTGTTAAAAGAGGTCAATCCATAGTTAATTGTTGTTTCTTGTGTTGTTATATTGGGGGGAAATTGTAAATCACCTTCTGCTCCATTTTAAGTATGCTCATGCTCTATGGTATAGTGTGAAGTCTTTTTGATGTTTGGGATCCAATGGAGGAATTGGTTTGGAAAATATTCATCAAATGTTTGGAATATGGTTCCAACTTGTCTACCATGGTTAATCTAGGGGTCTAGGGGAACATAAAACCTGTATTTTTAAAGATATGGATAGACCTGTAGATTCTTTTGAGGTCTATGCTAGTTGggactttgtttcaatggtctAGATAATGGGGTTTTACACATTgtatttccattttttattttcttttacctaTCAATTTCTCTTCTTGTTACTTGTAATTGTTTTAAGAACCAAGTGTTCACCATCATAACACAatgtgtattttatttaatagaactttgattacctatcaaaaaaaatagcaattcatcaaaataaaatttgttcaattcaCCCATGAACAAAAAATGACCCCATTGCCAAGAGTCTTATAACCCAATTGGCATATCCTAGTATTTCCAACAGAGATGTCTAAGGTTCAAATCCCCTCTTCACCATTATAACTATCGAATTTATCCACCAAAAACAATGaaatccttttaaaaaaattataaaaaaaagagagcaacaAATGATCCCTTATGAAGTCCATGTAAAAGCTTTTCTTTTGTGGTTATTGCTCCAAACAATAATTAGACACCTGTTAcatttgaagtttgaaaatatatattaattacctTAACTATTTTCAATCTCTCATTACTCCCGGTCCCACTTCCAAAATTCTCTAAAAGTAAGGTACTAAGCCGCCAAATTTTATGGTAGGTAGAATATAATGGCTAAACATCTTAACTAGCTGCATAGATTATAGATACCAGATTCTACTATGTTACTTTTGTATCTAAAACTATGAGAAATCAGTTACATTGGTAACTAATTATGCTCCTCAACAAACATGCATCTAGACCAATGATATACATTAATTCAAATACTTATCtatttaaatttacaaaatattcaATACTACAATTATAATCATGCAGAAGACCacaaacttttataaatttaaacagAGTCCCTTGGCCCTACGGGTGTACTGGGAAAAAGTTATGGTCGGTAAAGTTTCTCTCATGCCATCATAACTCAATCACTGAAtccattattaattttactgaCAATGAGACCAACTGAGATAATCCAAACACTCTTTGATCTCAGACCCCAAAAGGACAATGAAACTGACAACCAGATTTGCTTACATCAAGTGTCAACCATCattgaaaatcaaacaagattaaattaaatttaagatacacacacacacatatataaccAACTTCTCCGAAATTTTTCATTTaggttttttaattaatatattatcatACAGCAGCTAAGtttcaacataaaagataaaaataacacCTAAGAAGTAATAATATTAAGCAAAAGAAGTAATTCCAGAAGAACATAAGTAAGAATAgattttagaggaaaaaaaaaagcaaaaaattagTGATATTGAATTCAATGTGATTAAGTACAGATGCCAAGCAACAGAGGTATGTGCACGGAACGTCACATTTAGGTCAGGAAGTTCACTTCGCTGCAAGAATCTGAAAGATTGCTGGTTGCAACCTTATGGGAATTCAGTAAAATTGATGTTTCTAGAACACAAGGAAAGGAGGATAGAATAACATAACAGGAGAGCCCgaaggaaaaatataaaaccaCATTACATAACAGAAGATTTTTATCGACTACAAACTATCTCAGAAGCCTCAGCTTTAGGCCACTAACATATATACAAGGTTACATGCTGAACGCAATGTATGGTCTAATAAAAGTTCGACATAATACACCTACCTGATGGTGACAAACTTATTTGTTCCATGTTTGGCCCAGTGGGTCCTCAAATCAATCTGATTAGAGAAGTCGTAACCTTCAGCTGCAAGTTTCTCCAAAACTTTCTTAAACGCTCCTATACTCATCTTTCTCCCTGCAATCCTTGCTCCACGCCTTTTAGTACTCATTGGCAAGGGATAGATTGACATATTAGTAGTACAACACGCAGATTGCCACCCACCAGAGCCCCATCGATAACACTGCTGAGGTGTCCCAGTACACGAGCAAACTGGGATAGGAATGCCTGATATATCCATGTCAATCCCATTTATTACAATCTCTGTAGTTTTCTTCGCTGCTGACCTCGCACGTGGAGCAGAAGGACTACTCTCGGCCTTTGTTGCACGCGGGGCTCTCTTAGCCTTCTTCTCTTTGGTGGATTTCGGGGGTTTCGCTCCCTGCCTTTTCTTAATAGGTCCATTTTCCTTCTCAACAACTGTCACTTCTGTACTTATAATCCTTTCATCCTTGGACAGATCAGGTGGTTGTTGAACCATCTGCACATGATGAGCAGAGGATGTCTCGGGCAAAACAGAATAATTTGGGTTTGGTGTGGGTAACACATtaatatatttctctctctgatTAATCCAAGCATCCCTCATGTAGTCCATGGGGTATGTGGAATGTGAAACCCCAATATCCCTATGGTGAAAAGCTCCATTGTTACCACCGGCCAAGACAGCAGCATTGCGGCCTCCTATAAGTGGTTTTTCGGGTATGGATGACATAAGTTGAAGACCCAGATGGCCTTTAAGGGATGTTGTCGGTTCATAATAACCCCAGTTACGCATATTCAAACTATTATCCCCATCCATTGGGTTTGGGACCAAATATTATTCAAAGTAGAAAATGCCCAAAAGATAAAACTACAatctttacttatttttttctaaatccGTGGCAGGGGCTTTAGCCtaagaaacaaaaaacccaGTTGGAAATACAATCGTCAAAGCTCTAAATGGCAAGACTTACTAAATTAGTGAATACCCACATGAATTGAGTAACAACATCATCTGGGTCAAAAAGTTCTTTGGGAACTCAGATCTCTGCAGTAAGTGAAcacagaaaatgaaaaattagatACTGCAAATAGTAattgatatttatttgttttaaagagTGAAAGATGAGACTTACTTAcctgatagaaaaaaaaaatttcttgtcatttgaagatttaaaccCAAATCAATGACAAAAAATCAGCCTCTCAAGtcaaattccaaatccaaatccaaaaccaaacccagTCAATCAAAACATCCAAAACCCCAAATGCACAGACCTCAGcaagaaaaaatatttgctCCTCTCTGTGGCTTTGTGACCATCCACCACCAACCACCCCCACAGAAAACCCACCACCGCCAATCGAAACGTAACCCACACCACGAGAGAGAAAACCCAAACCCTCCAACTCCGATCCACACCAAAACCCACGAACCACCACTTACCCACACCACAGCGCCGCCGCAAGGACCACGATAGAgtaagagagaagagaggtCTGACGAGAGAGACAGTAAGAGAGAGGTCTGAGAGTGAGGGAGGTATTAGAGAGTCAGCGAGAGAAGATAGAGGGACCAGAGAGACGAAATGTACGAGAGAGAgaacctataaataaataaataacagcTCTAGCCTGTGCTAAATGCCAAGGCCTATTTGGTAACGTAACCCGATCAATATTTTCAGGATTACATTTCTGTTTAGTAGGTGTATTTAAACTCCTatgtttagtttttaaacaatattatatatttttttatgtatttttttactcacatgtatttttaaaaaaatctaaaaacagTTGTTTAAACATAGATACTAAACGGGCCCTAAACATTTCTCATTTAGCACACCTAACGCTAAAAAACCTAGCCACATCACGTTTCAAATGCTAAAGAATTTGGCATAAATGAGCAGTTCTACTAACAGAACGACGCAACAGAAAttgcaaatattttttcatcttatttcaatttttctctcctcatgcatatctctttctctctcttgtttgcCTCTCCTCACCTTTCAACTTTCctcactctcttcctctctcacaaACTCAGTCTCAACCTGGTCAACCTCCACCTATCAATGAACTCACCAAGTCGCTCTCGACCCAGAGATCTTGCTAAGCTACCTCTCACCAAGTAACTCACTTCCTGCTGCCCATCACAATCTCACCAAGTCTCTCTCGGCCCGCCTCTAATATTGCCAAGCCAAGTCGACCTCACCATGCCTCTGATCTCTCTTATGATGGTTGTGgctatttttttgggttgttttgaTGGGTAGTAGTGAGCTGATTTTGGTGGTGGTTGGTTGATTTTGGATGGTGGTTGGTGGTGGCGAG is a genomic window containing:
- the LOC142632218 gene encoding protein BASIC PENTACYSTEINE1-like translates to MDGDNSLNMRNWGYYEPTTSLKGHLGLQLMSSIPEKPLIGGRNAAVLAGGNNGAFHHRDIGVSHSTYPMDYMRDAWINQREKYINVLPTPNPNYSVLPETSSAHHVQMVQQPPDLSKDERIISTEVTVVEKENGPIKKRQGAKPPKSTKEKKAKRAPRATKAESSPSAPRARSAAKKTTEIVINGIDMDISGIPIPVCSCTGTPQQCYRWGSGGWQSACCTTNMSIYPLPMSTKRRGARIAGRKMSIGAFKKVLEKLAAEGYDFSNQIDLRTHWAKHGTNKFVTIR